A window from Chelmon rostratus isolate fCheRos1 chromosome 13, fCheRos1.pri, whole genome shotgun sequence encodes these proteins:
- the LOC121615712 gene encoding gamma-crystallin M3-like yields the protein MSNTGMSMRGKIIFYEDRNFQGRSYECMSDCSDMTSYLSRCHSCRVESGCFMVYDRPNYMGNQYFMRRGEYADYMSMMGMRDCIRSCRMIPMHRGQFRMRIYERENFGGQMHELMDDCDNIMDRYRMSDCMSCNVMDGHWLMYEQPHYRGRMMYLRPGEYRSFRDMGMSGMRFMSMRRIMDSCY from the exons ATGAGCAACACCGGCATGAGCATGAGGGGAAAG ATCATCTTCTACGAGGATAGGAACTTCCAGGGGCGCTCCTATGAGTGCATGAGCGACTGCTCTGACATGACCTCCTACCTGAGCAGGTGCCACTCCTGCAGGGTGGAGAGTGGCTGCTTCATGGTCTACGACCGTCCCAACTACATGGGAAACCAGTACTTCATGAGGAGGGGCGAGTACGCTGACTACATGAGCATGATGGGAATGAGAGACTGCATCAGGTCTTGCCGTATGATCCCCATG CACAGAGGCCAGTTCAGGATGAGGATCTATGAGAGGGAGAACTTCGGTGGTCAGATGCATGAGCTGATGGACGACTGCGACAACATCATGGACCGCTACCGTATGTCCGACTGCATGTCCTGTAATGTGATGGATGGCCACTGGCTGATGTACGAGCAGCCCCACTACAGAGGCAGGATGATGTACCTGAGGCCCGGAGAGTACAGGAGCTTCAGGGACATGGGCATGAGTGGCATGAGGTTCATGAGCATGAGGCGTATCATGGACTCTTGCTACTAA
- the LOC121615713 gene encoding gamma-crystallin M3-like, which yields MTTTDMSMGKIIFYEDRNFQGRSYECMSDCADMSSYLSRCHSCRVESGCFMVYDRPNYMGNQYFMRRGEYADYMSMMGMSGGIRSCRMIPMHRGQFRMRIYERENFGGQMHELMDDCDNIMDRYRMSDCMSCNVMDGHWLMYEQPHYRGRMMYLRPGEYRSFRDMGMSGMRFMSMRRIMDMC from the exons ATGACCACCACTGATATGAGCATGGGCAAG ATCATCTTCTACGAGGACAGGAACTTCCAGGGTCGCTCCTATGAGTGCATGAGCGACTGCGCTGACATGTCCTCCTACCTGAGCAGGTGCCACTCCTGCAGGGTGGAGAGCGGCTGCTTCATGGTCTACGACCGTCCCAACTATATGGGAAACCAGTACTTCATGAGGAGGGGCGAGTACGCTGACTACATGAGCATGATGGGAATGAGCGGTGGCATCAGGTCTTGCCGTATGATCCCCATG CACAGAGGCCAGTTCAGGATGAGGATCTATGAGAGGGAGAACTTTGGTGGTCAGATGCATGAGCTGATGGACGACTGCGATAACATCATGGACCGCTACCGTATGTCCGACTGCATGTCCTGTAATGTGATGGACGGCCACTGGCTGATGTACGAGCAGCCCCACTACAGAGGCAGGATGATGTACCTGAGGCCTGGAGAGTACAGGAGCTTCAGGGACATGGGCATGAGTGGCATGAGGTTCATGAGCATGAGGCGTATCATGGACATGTGCTAG
- the LOC121615710 gene encoding gamma-crystallin M3-like: MHGKIIFYEDRNFQGRSYETSSDCADMSSHLSRCHSCRVESGCFMVYDRPNYVGQQYFLRRGEYSDYQRMMGFGDCIRSCRMIPMHKGSYKIRIYEMENFGGQMYELMDDCDNIQDRYHMSDCQSCNVMDGHWLMYEQPHYRGRMMYLRPGEYRSFRDMGYDGMRFSSIRRITDSC; the protein is encoded by the exons ATGCACGGCAAG ATCATCTTCTATGAGGACAGGAACTTCCAGGGTCGCTCCTATGAGACCAGCAGCGACTGCGCTGACATGTCCTCCCATCTGAGCAGGTGCCACTCCTGCAGGGTGGAGAGCGGCTGTTTCATGGTCTACGACCGTCCCAACTACGTGGGTCAGCAATACTTTCTAAGGAGAGGGGAGTACTCCGACTACCAGCGTATGATGGGTTTTGGTGACTGCATCAGGTCCTGTCGTATGATCCCCATG CACAAAGGGTCCTATAAAATAAGAATCTACGAGATGGAGAACTTCGGAGGTCAGATGTATGAGCTGATGGACGACTGCGACAACATCCAAGACCGTTACCACATGTCTGACTGCCAGTCCTGCAACGTGATGGACGGCCACTGGCTGATGTACGAGCAGCCCCACTACAGAGGCAGGATGATGTACCTGAGGCCCGGAGAGTACAGGAGCTTCAGGGACATGGGATACGATGGAATGAGATTCAGCTCTATCAGACGCATTACTGACTCCTGTTAG